Proteins co-encoded in one Gleimia hominis genomic window:
- the nuoN gene encoding NADH-quinone oxidoreductase subunit NuoN, which yields MNVETLQAPPIDWWALSPVIVVLGAGVLGVLVEAFASRKMRRTAQILLSIIAILSALVLIVSRWTTVLKAPASLGEYVEDPLTLASQAILLVIGFLSILVFADRSELGDGYFANQPADAPGSSNENQSIAANYQRTEMFPLMLFSLGGMMVFPAADSFITLFVALEVMSLPLYILAASARRRRQLSHEAALKYFILGAFSSGFFLMGLAFLYGYSGSLYFSRVSRLAPLVPGMDWLLVAGVFMVMVGLLFKVGAAPFHAWTPDVYQGSPTPVTGFMAAAVKIAAFAAMIRIYLTVTNQFRWDLLVIFMVVAVLTMLVGTFAGLVQTDVKRLLAYSSIAHAGFILIGVIAADKATTASVLFYALAYGIATVGAFGVIALVRHADANANITGEATELKHWAGVGRKSPLVAGSMLLFLLSFAGIPLTSGFVGKLFLFSAGIGGGQLALVIIALVCSAITAFYYFRLVVLMFFEKPNEGTVVVKSEGYTYIAVLIAAALTIALGIFPGPVLEVLSNVVVLLP from the coding sequence ATGAATGTCGAAACACTGCAGGCACCCCCGATTGATTGGTGGGCACTATCGCCCGTAATTGTCGTGCTCGGCGCCGGTGTGCTGGGCGTGCTCGTCGAAGCGTTTGCTTCGCGCAAAATGCGTCGGACCGCGCAGATCCTCCTGTCAATAATCGCGATACTATCCGCCCTCGTGCTGATCGTGTCCCGCTGGACAACCGTGCTGAAAGCCCCCGCTTCACTCGGGGAGTACGTGGAAGACCCGCTGACCCTCGCGTCACAAGCGATCCTGCTGGTCATCGGTTTCCTCTCTATTTTGGTGTTCGCCGACCGGTCGGAACTGGGCGACGGGTACTTCGCAAACCAACCCGCGGACGCCCCCGGATCCTCAAACGAAAACCAGAGCATTGCCGCGAACTATCAGCGGACGGAAATGTTCCCCCTCATGCTGTTCTCCCTGGGTGGCATGATGGTGTTCCCCGCTGCGGACAGTTTCATTACCCTGTTCGTAGCCCTTGAAGTTATGTCCCTACCGCTGTACATTTTGGCTGCGAGTGCGCGTCGTCGCCGGCAACTTTCGCATGAGGCGGCGCTTAAGTACTTCATTTTGGGTGCCTTTTCATCTGGTTTCTTCCTGATGGGGCTCGCGTTCCTGTACGGTTATTCCGGTAGCCTGTACTTCTCGCGCGTGTCAAGACTCGCCCCGCTCGTTCCGGGTATGGACTGGCTTTTGGTTGCCGGCGTGTTCATGGTGATGGTGGGCCTACTGTTCAAAGTTGGTGCCGCCCCGTTCCACGCGTGGACACCAGACGTGTACCAAGGTTCCCCAACGCCCGTCACCGGGTTCATGGCGGCTGCAGTCAAGATCGCGGCGTTCGCAGCGATGATCCGCATTTACCTGACGGTAACCAACCAGTTCCGCTGGGACCTGCTGGTGATCTTCATGGTCGTGGCGGTGCTGACAATGCTGGTGGGTACTTTCGCGGGCCTGGTTCAGACCGACGTAAAACGCCTGCTGGCATACTCCTCAATCGCGCACGCCGGGTTCATTTTGATCGGCGTCATTGCCGCGGACAAAGCCACTACCGCGTCCGTACTGTTCTACGCACTGGCTTACGGCATTGCCACGGTGGGGGCGTTTGGGGTGATCGCTTTGGTGCGGCACGCGGACGCGAACGCGAACATCACTGGCGAGGCCACAGAGTTGAAACACTGGGCGGGCGTGGGGCGCAAATCCCCGCTGGTAGCCGGTTCCATGCTCTTGTTCTTGCTGTCGTTCGCGGGCATCCCTTTGACCTCCGGCTTCGTTGGGAAACTGTTCCTGTTCTCCGCCGGTATCGGAGGTGGACAACTGGCGCTCGTAATCATCGCGCTCGTGTGTTCCGCGATCACCGCGTTCTACTACTTCCGGCTCGTAGTCCTCATGTTCTTTGAGAAACCCAATGAGGGCACGGTAGTGGTTAAGTCTGAGGGATACACCTACATTGCGGTGCTCATCGCTGCAGCGCTCACGATTGCGCTGGGGATCTTCCCCGGCCCAGTTCTCGAAGTCCTGTCGAATGTGGTTGTATTGCTACCGTGA
- the nuoH gene encoding NADH-quinone oxidoreductase subunit NuoH has product MALLVPFAPPTTAAADFSQETWWITLIKAICIVLFLIVSVIMALWVERRGLGRMQTRPGPNVAGPLGLFQAFADAGKLLFKEDIWTDRAEKFIYFIAPAISAFSAFMVMAVIPMGPNVHIFGRSTPLQLADTPISVLYILAIASIGLYGTVLGGWSTRSTLPLLGSVRSAAQVISYELSMGMSLVSVFIVAGSMSTSQIVASQYPVWWAFALLPAFVVYVISMVGEVNRLPFDLPEAEGELVAGHMTEYSSMKFGWYYLSEYINMFNVSAVATTIFLGGWHAPFGLSYVPFIDFNSGWWGFLWFNLKMWTMFFFMVWTRGTLLRFRYDQFMQLGWKILIPVSMAWLVIVAVVRGVQTWVTSSYTVLLGGVAGVFVIALIILWITDKPEVETPPSDEPLDAFADGYPVPPLPGQHLPPSPRAGRVSATASGKETDNE; this is encoded by the coding sequence GTGGCCCTGCTGGTACCGTTCGCACCGCCCACCACGGCGGCAGCGGACTTTAGTCAAGAAACGTGGTGGATCACCCTCATCAAGGCAATCTGCATAGTGTTGTTCTTGATCGTGTCCGTGATCATGGCACTGTGGGTAGAACGCCGCGGCCTCGGGCGCATGCAAACCCGCCCCGGCCCAAACGTTGCCGGCCCCCTCGGACTATTCCAAGCGTTCGCAGACGCCGGGAAGCTCCTATTCAAAGAGGACATCTGGACCGACAGGGCAGAGAAGTTCATCTACTTCATCGCCCCGGCAATCTCCGCGTTCTCAGCATTCATGGTGATGGCCGTGATCCCAATGGGGCCTAACGTGCACATCTTTGGGCGCTCAACCCCGCTACAGCTAGCGGACACCCCGATTTCCGTACTTTACATTCTTGCGATCGCCTCAATCGGTCTGTACGGCACCGTGCTGGGTGGCTGGTCAACCCGCTCGACATTACCGCTGCTCGGTTCCGTGCGTTCCGCGGCGCAAGTGATTTCGTACGAACTTTCAATGGGGATGTCACTCGTGTCGGTGTTCATTGTGGCGGGATCCATGTCCACGTCGCAGATCGTGGCGTCCCAATACCCAGTGTGGTGGGCCTTCGCCCTGCTTCCCGCGTTCGTGGTCTACGTCATTTCGATGGTCGGTGAGGTTAACCGCCTCCCGTTCGACCTGCCAGAAGCAGAAGGTGAACTGGTTGCCGGGCACATGACGGAATACTCATCCATGAAGTTCGGCTGGTACTACCTGTCCGAATACATCAACATGTTCAACGTCTCCGCCGTGGCAACCACAATTTTCCTCGGCGGGTGGCACGCCCCGTTCGGCTTAAGCTACGTCCCATTCATCGACTTCAATAGCGGCTGGTGGGGTTTCCTATGGTTCAACCTGAAGATGTGGACCATGTTCTTCTTTATGGTCTGGACCCGAGGTACCCTCCTGCGGTTCCGGTACGACCAGTTCATGCAGCTGGGATGGAAGATCCTTATCCCCGTGTCCATGGCCTGGCTCGTAATCGTCGCGGTGGTACGCGGCGTACAGACCTGGGTGACCTCCTCCTACACGGTCCTCCTCGGCGGAGTTGCGGGAGTATTCGTAATCGCCCTGATCATCTTGTGGATCACAGATAAACCCGAGGTGGAAACCCCACCATCGGACGAACCATTGGATGCCTTCGCAGATGGTTACCCGGTACCTCCACTTCCGGGACAGCATTTACCACCGTCGCCACGCGCCGGTCGCGTGTCGGCCACGGCTAGTGGGAAAGAGACAGACAATGAGTGA
- a CDS encoding polyprenyl synthetase family protein — MATVSDIPVASPLEERINADLARVEELLSTSVRESRAFVNELLSHLSTAGGKRIRPLLTLLCAHLAGAGEAASEQVIAAATSVEMTHLASLYHDDVMDAAPQRRGVPAAQMQWGNNRAILAGDVLFSRASKLTAGLGTEAVDYHARTFERLCLGQLNETFGPTDGEDRVDFYVQVLADKTGSLINAAAVFGAMFGGARPQTVEAVGEYGEQVGIAFQLADDVIDLTSDSELTGKTPGTDLVEGVSTLPVLLLHQDRERGELDECGKQILQALEHEDLRDPAVLSGVVEKLANHAAVERTRSMARTYVDKAIDALSAVEECEAKNLLVDFAHQMVDRIS; from the coding sequence ATTGCTACCGTGAGTGATATCCCTGTAGCGAGCCCATTAGAAGAGCGGATCAACGCGGACCTGGCGCGCGTGGAAGAACTGTTGTCCACGAGCGTGCGCGAATCCCGAGCGTTTGTTAACGAGTTACTGTCGCACTTATCGACCGCTGGAGGTAAACGCATCCGCCCCCTCCTGACCCTACTGTGCGCACACCTAGCGGGAGCGGGGGAGGCAGCTAGCGAACAGGTGATTGCGGCGGCCACGTCCGTGGAGATGACACACCTGGCTTCGCTGTACCACGACGATGTCATGGACGCGGCCCCTCAACGACGGGGTGTCCCTGCGGCGCAAATGCAATGGGGTAACAACCGCGCAATCTTAGCCGGTGACGTCTTGTTTTCTCGGGCGTCCAAGCTGACTGCCGGTTTGGGAACCGAGGCCGTGGACTACCACGCCCGCACGTTTGAACGGTTGTGCTTAGGACAGCTGAACGAAACGTTCGGCCCCACAGATGGGGAAGACCGAGTGGATTTTTACGTGCAGGTGCTGGCAGACAAAACGGGCTCGCTAATAAACGCGGCCGCCGTGTTCGGCGCCATGTTCGGTGGGGCCCGGCCGCAAACTGTGGAAGCTGTGGGGGAGTACGGGGAGCAAGTTGGGATTGCGTTCCAACTAGCGGACGACGTGATTGACTTAACTTCCGATTCGGAGTTGACGGGCAAGACCCCGGGAACGGATCTGGTTGAGGGCGTCTCTACCCTTCCGGTGCTACTGCTGCATCAGGACCGCGAGCGCGGTGAACTGGATGAGTGCGGCAAGCAGATCCTTCAGGCATTAGAGCATGAGGACCTTCGTGACCCCGCGGTTTTGAGTGGTGTCGTGGAGAAGCTTGCGAATCATGCGGCGGTGGAACGCACGCGTTCAATGGCCCGCACTTATGTAGACAAGGCAATTGATGCGTTAAGTGCGGTGGAGGAATGTGAGGCGAAGAACCTCCTAGTTGATTTTGCTCATCAGATGGTGGACCGGATTTCGTGA
- a CDS encoding NADH-quinone oxidoreductase subunit M, which yields MHMLEITHASFPWLATLVALPAIAGIATLLAAPLRAIGRQIALVVSLIELVLAIAAGLMFNWSAAGTYQLAETHNWIPQLGISWALGVNQLSLAMILLAAALVPLVLVAAWKEDGANHDSASSAGNYAALVLILEAFIMLIFAARDVVLFYLVFEAMLIPVYFMIGRYGGPRAGAAALKFLLYSLASGLVMLGGVIALVVYGGNAEGAFLFENLANLQLPHAAEMAIFATFFVAFAVKAPMVPVHTWLPDAAEQARPGTSVLLVGVLDKLGTYGMITLCLPLFPHASAKAAPVILVLAVISILYGGLAAIGQKNLMRLISYTSVSHFGFMVLGIYIGTHVALVGAMYYMVAHGISIAAMFLISGFLTQRRGSRTIADFGGWQRVTPVLAGTWLVTGLASIALPTLSGFVPEYLVLVGTWQVNRWVAFFAVLGVILAALYVLIPYQRMFTGPVPTEGTVPSEGTAPTDASAREKVVIAPLIVAMVIFGVWAAPLVQSLNPVADTALSHLNAGASTSAPAHEGSDK from the coding sequence ATGCACATGCTTGAAATAACCCATGCATCATTCCCATGGCTCGCAACCCTAGTGGCACTACCAGCCATCGCGGGCATCGCAACCCTTTTGGCTGCGCCCCTGCGAGCAATCGGACGGCAAATCGCACTGGTCGTATCCCTAATCGAACTCGTGCTCGCAATCGCCGCTGGCCTCATGTTCAACTGGAGCGCCGCAGGCACCTACCAGCTGGCTGAAACCCACAACTGGATTCCCCAGCTAGGTATCTCTTGGGCACTTGGGGTAAACCAGTTGAGCCTCGCGATGATCCTGTTAGCAGCAGCTCTTGTGCCCCTGGTACTAGTGGCCGCGTGGAAAGAAGACGGAGCCAACCACGACAGCGCATCGTCTGCCGGTAACTACGCGGCGCTCGTGCTGATCCTTGAAGCGTTCATCATGCTGATCTTCGCTGCCCGCGACGTCGTGCTGTTCTACCTGGTGTTCGAAGCGATGCTGATCCCCGTGTACTTCATGATCGGCCGCTACGGTGGCCCCCGCGCGGGCGCAGCCGCCCTCAAGTTCCTGCTGTACTCACTAGCCAGCGGACTTGTAATGCTAGGTGGCGTAATCGCACTCGTGGTTTACGGCGGTAACGCCGAAGGAGCGTTCCTCTTCGAAAACCTCGCGAACCTACAGTTGCCGCACGCCGCAGAAATGGCTATCTTCGCCACCTTCTTCGTCGCATTCGCGGTGAAAGCCCCCATGGTGCCCGTGCACACCTGGCTCCCAGACGCGGCTGAGCAAGCCCGCCCCGGCACTTCCGTACTGCTCGTGGGCGTGCTCGATAAACTCGGCACCTACGGGATGATCACGCTGTGTTTACCGCTGTTCCCACACGCGTCCGCGAAAGCCGCCCCCGTAATCCTGGTGCTCGCAGTGATCTCCATTCTGTACGGCGGGCTGGCTGCAATCGGACAGAAGAACCTCATGCGGCTGATTTCCTACACTTCTGTATCCCACTTCGGATTCATGGTGCTGGGGATCTACATCGGCACGCACGTAGCCCTGGTGGGCGCCATGTACTACATGGTGGCGCACGGCATCTCGATCGCAGCGATGTTCCTCATCTCCGGCTTCCTCACGCAACGTCGCGGAAGCCGCACAATCGCGGACTTCGGCGGATGGCAACGCGTAACGCCCGTCCTCGCGGGCACCTGGCTCGTGACCGGGCTGGCTTCGATCGCGCTGCCCACACTGTCGGGCTTCGTCCCCGAATACCTGGTGCTAGTCGGCACGTGGCAAGTTAACCGTTGGGTCGCATTCTTCGCAGTGCTCGGCGTGATTCTCGCTGCACTGTACGTGCTGATTCCATACCAGAGGATGTTCACCGGCCCGGTACCCACTGAAGGTACTGTACCTTCCGAAGGTACCGCGCCCACTGACGCGTCCGCACGCGAAAAAGTAGTGATCGCACCGCTGATCGTCGCCATGGTCATCTTCGGTGTTTGGGCTGCGCCGCTCGTGCAGTCCCTCAACCCGGTTGCGGACACCGCGCTCTCGCACCTAAACGCGGGGGCATCAACCAGCGCACCTGCTCATGAAGGGAGCGATAAGTGA
- the nuoK gene encoding NADH-quinone oxidoreductase subunit NuoK produces MSLGYYLALAIIIFSIGTAVVVVRKSAVISLMGVELMLNSANLTLITFARIHGDYTGQVMAFFVMIVAAAEVVVGLAIIVSIFRSRRTTSVDEVNLLKN; encoded by the coding sequence ATGAGCCTCGGTTACTACCTAGCGCTCGCGATAATCATTTTCTCCATCGGCACCGCCGTCGTGGTGGTGCGTAAGAGTGCGGTGATATCGCTCATGGGCGTGGAACTGATGCTGAACTCAGCTAACCTTACCCTCATAACTTTCGCCCGCATCCACGGGGACTACACGGGGCAAGTGATGGCATTCTTCGTGATGATCGTCGCCGCCGCCGAGGTTGTGGTCGGCTTAGCGATCATCGTCTCCATATTCCGTTCCCGTCGCACCACTTCGGTCGACGAAGTCAACCTACTGAAGAACTAG
- the nuoL gene encoding NADH-quinone oxidoreductase subunit L, which yields MSLVPTLVPSLASVAPATGAAQYAWLMIAIPMAVSALLLVMGRASDKWGHVLATVASWASFVIGLVILVQMIGVGAGDRTMISELFSWIPAGDFAVNAGLLVDPLSMTFVMLVTFVGSLIHVYAIAYMEHDTDRRRFFAYLNLFIAAMLTLVLGSSYVVLFVGWEGVGLASYLLIGFWNQVPDNATAAKKAFVMNRVGDVGLLLAMMVMVAQFGSVNFTDVLAGAETAPRTAMTLAGLFLLLAACGKSAQFPLQAWLGDAMAGPTPVSALIHAATMVTAGVYLIVRSGAIYLAAPAAATAVAIIGLITLLFGAIVGCAKDDMKKVLAASTMSQIGYMMLGAGLGPIGWVFAIFHLFTHGFFKALMFLGAGSVMHGMNDSVNMRRFGALSKVMKVTWITFMMGWLAILGVPPFSGFFSKDKLIETAFTANHFGAIEGTAWTGWVYGLIALIGAGITAFYMSRLFFMTFHGEARWGDTLGGQKVEPHESPALMTVPMIILAIGAVAIGGLLTINGVFVDWLAPVVGTAEEAQPVLPAVVIEVSTLVVVLIGAVWAWVKYGRSEVSVAIPAGNSLVHAARNDLYQDTLNETIFMAPGQALVKGTVGSDKYVVDGAIYGGARLAAWFGRVVAALQTGFVRAHAAFILGGVVIALIVVAVTRL from the coding sequence ATGTCTTTAGTACCAACGCTTGTGCCTTCCCTAGCGTCCGTAGCGCCAGCTACTGGCGCGGCGCAATACGCGTGGCTGATGATCGCGATCCCCATGGCAGTTTCTGCGCTCCTACTTGTAATGGGGCGTGCCAGCGATAAGTGGGGACACGTTTTAGCCACAGTCGCGTCCTGGGCTTCGTTCGTGATCGGACTAGTAATCCTCGTCCAAATGATTGGGGTCGGAGCAGGCGACCGGACCATGATTTCCGAACTGTTCTCATGGATCCCAGCGGGTGACTTCGCGGTCAACGCGGGGCTCCTCGTGGATCCTCTGTCGATGACGTTCGTGATGCTCGTGACCTTCGTTGGGTCCCTCATTCACGTCTACGCAATCGCTTACATGGAACATGACACGGACCGGCGCCGGTTCTTCGCCTACTTGAACCTGTTCATCGCCGCGATGCTCACGCTCGTGCTCGGCTCGTCCTACGTCGTCCTATTCGTTGGCTGGGAAGGCGTCGGTTTGGCGTCCTACCTCCTCATCGGATTTTGGAACCAGGTGCCAGACAACGCTACGGCCGCGAAGAAAGCGTTTGTGATGAACCGTGTCGGCGACGTCGGCCTACTCCTCGCCATGATGGTGATGGTGGCCCAGTTCGGTTCCGTTAACTTCACGGATGTGCTGGCCGGGGCGGAAACTGCGCCCCGCACCGCGATGACTCTCGCGGGACTCTTCCTTCTGCTCGCCGCCTGCGGTAAATCCGCGCAGTTCCCACTGCAAGCCTGGCTCGGCGACGCCATGGCGGGCCCAACCCCCGTGTCCGCACTGATCCACGCGGCGACAATGGTTACCGCCGGGGTTTACCTGATCGTGCGTTCCGGCGCGATCTACCTGGCCGCGCCCGCAGCCGCCACCGCAGTGGCAATCATCGGGCTAATCACCTTACTGTTCGGCGCGATCGTCGGGTGTGCAAAGGACGATATGAAGAAGGTGCTTGCCGCCTCAACCATGTCGCAGATCGGCTACATGATGCTCGGCGCAGGCCTTGGGCCTATCGGCTGGGTATTCGCGATCTTCCACCTGTTCACCCACGGGTTCTTCAAAGCGCTCATGTTCCTCGGTGCAGGTTCCGTAATGCACGGCATGAACGACTCTGTGAACATGCGTCGCTTCGGGGCCCTAAGCAAAGTTATGAAAGTCACTTGGATTACGTTCATGATGGGTTGGCTCGCGATCCTCGGGGTGCCACCATTCTCCGGTTTCTTCTCGAAAGATAAGCTGATTGAAACCGCGTTCACCGCCAACCACTTCGGAGCGATCGAAGGCACCGCGTGGACCGGCTGGGTGTACGGGCTCATCGCCCTAATCGGTGCTGGCATCACCGCGTTCTACATGTCCCGCCTGTTCTTCATGACCTTCCACGGGGAAGCTCGGTGGGGAGACACGCTCGGCGGACAGAAAGTAGAACCTCATGAATCACCCGCACTGATGACAGTACCGATGATCATCTTGGCAATCGGAGCGGTGGCCATCGGTGGCCTACTCACCATAAACGGTGTGTTCGTAGACTGGCTCGCCCCCGTGGTCGGCACCGCTGAAGAAGCGCAACCCGTGCTCCCGGCAGTGGTGATTGAAGTATCGACCCTCGTGGTCGTGCTCATCGGTGCTGTGTGGGCGTGGGTAAAATACGGTCGGAGCGAAGTGTCCGTGGCCATCCCAGCTGGGAACTCTCTGGTTCACGCCGCACGCAACGACCTGTACCAAGACACCCTGAACGAAACGATCTTCATGGCTCCCGGCCAAGCCCTCGTTAAAGGCACGGTCGGAAGTGACAAATACGTCGTGGACGGAGCGATCTACGGTGGGGCACGCCTCGCAGCCTGGTTTGGCCGCGTCGTGGCCGCACTACAGACCGGTTTCGTGCGCGCTCACGCCGCCTTCATACTGGGTGGCGTCGTCATTGCTCTTATCGTCGTCGCAGTGACCAGACTGTAG
- the nuoI gene encoding NADH-quinone oxidoreductase subunit NuoI: MSEKNQKHGDDEMRYEQDPKGFFGSLFAPVAGYGVTFTSFFRPTVTEQYPFEGPFTMPRFHGRHQLNRYADGLEKCIGCELCAWACPADAILVEAGDNKPGAQYSPGERYGRVYQVNYSRCIFCGLCIEACPTRALTMTNDFELADYTRRDLIFEKQQLLAPLEEGMLSAPHPMAEGTTDDNYYRGEVTGPQQSQVDWVKKHRPQDATIESAQNAVTDRQPATSSAQEAKK; this comes from the coding sequence ATGAGTGAGAAGAATCAAAAACACGGTGACGACGAAATGCGTTACGAACAAGATCCGAAAGGGTTCTTCGGTTCGTTATTCGCACCCGTAGCGGGATACGGCGTGACCTTCACGTCGTTCTTCCGACCCACAGTTACCGAGCAGTATCCGTTTGAGGGCCCCTTCACAATGCCCCGGTTCCACGGCCGCCACCAGCTGAACCGCTACGCCGACGGCCTCGAAAAATGCATTGGATGCGAACTCTGCGCATGGGCGTGCCCAGCGGACGCGATCCTCGTGGAGGCCGGCGACAATAAACCCGGTGCGCAGTACTCCCCGGGTGAACGCTACGGCAGGGTCTACCAGGTGAACTACTCACGCTGCATCTTCTGTGGCCTGTGCATAGAAGCGTGCCCCACGCGAGCCCTCACCATGACCAACGACTTCGAACTGGCCGACTACACGCGCCGCGACCTCATTTTTGAAAAACAGCAGTTGCTCGCCCCCCTCGAAGAAGGAATGCTGAGTGCCCCCCACCCGATGGCGGAAGGTACCACAGACGACAACTACTATCGCGGTGAAGTAACCGGACCTCAGCAATCACAAGTGGACTGGGTGAAGAAACACCGGCCGCAAGACGCGACAATCGAATCGGCACAAAACGCAGTGACCGACCGCCAGCCGGCAACAAGCTCCGCGCAGGAGGCGAAGAAATGA
- a CDS encoding NADH-quinone oxidoreductase subunit J, with protein MMLTSEMATPAGATMGSTGEAILFCGVAVIMIAGGLGVLFFKKAAYAAISMVTVMVGLAVIYIMQSAPFLGIAQIVVYTGAIMMLFLFVLMMIGIQASDEYARQRRGYITTAVIAAILLAVALVTAVVFSNLPVARGFAEEAASDQPIEGLAQTLFGGHWFSMELAAALLITAALGAVFLTHADRLTPKRTQRHVVEAKMAAYAAEGRHIGQHTAPGVYARTNAADIAALSGETEQPVEDSVPRVLRVRGLDRELSAVDPKLARQLAEVARGDSTQSLHGKAANDRVGASQAWGMAGKAAPTGLEQQVAPTAIEAGDSKKELEEDDQ; from the coding sequence ATGATGCTTACATCCGAAATGGCCACCCCGGCGGGCGCAACCATGGGCTCAACCGGTGAAGCCATCCTCTTTTGCGGCGTCGCGGTAATAATGATCGCCGGTGGGCTAGGGGTCCTATTCTTCAAAAAAGCAGCGTACGCAGCGATCTCCATGGTGACCGTCATGGTGGGCCTGGCAGTCATCTACATCATGCAGTCCGCCCCCTTCCTCGGGATCGCACAAATCGTGGTGTACACGGGCGCAATCATGATGCTGTTCCTGTTCGTGCTCATGATGATCGGGATTCAAGCCTCCGACGAATACGCGCGTCAACGCCGCGGATACATAACCACCGCGGTGATCGCCGCGATTCTACTCGCTGTAGCGCTAGTGACCGCCGTAGTGTTCTCGAACCTACCGGTCGCCCGCGGATTCGCAGAAGAAGCAGCGTCAGACCAACCGATTGAAGGGCTGGCACAAACCCTGTTCGGTGGGCACTGGTTCTCAATGGAACTCGCGGCCGCCCTGCTGATTACCGCGGCGCTCGGCGCCGTGTTCCTAACGCACGCAGACCGGCTCACGCCTAAACGGACCCAACGCCACGTTGTCGAAGCAAAAATGGCTGCCTACGCAGCTGAAGGTCGGCACATTGGCCAGCACACCGCACCCGGTGTATACGCCCGGACGAACGCGGCGGACATCGCTGCCCTGTCGGGCGAAACCGAACAGCCGGTTGAAGACTCCGTGCCGCGCGTACTTCGCGTCCGTGGCCTAGACCGCGAACTATCCGCTGTGGACCCCAAGCTTGCCAGGCAGCTGGCGGAAGTGGCGCGCGGTGACTCCACGCAGTCTCTGCACGGAAAGGCAGCTAACGACCGGGTCGGTGCTTCGCAAGCGTGGGGCATGGCAGGTAAAGCAGCGCCCACCGGCCTGGAACAACAGGTCGCACCGACCGCGATCGAAGCGGGAGATTCCAAGAAAGAACTTGAGGAGGACGACCAATGA